One Vicinamibacterales bacterium DNA segment encodes these proteins:
- a CDS encoding M14 family zinc carboxypeptidase yields the protein MRRGVACVAACVLAVAVGRAQQTGLADLRTTAESSGFKSTSTYEDVVKFMKAVDEASPIVFYTTYGTTTEGRALPLAVVGTGLKDASPAAVKASGKLRVHIQANVHAGEVEGKESAQVLLREFAQHRHDDWLRSMVFLISPIYNADGNEKFALNNRQRQNGPINGMGTRANAQNLNINRDYMKLDTPEARAFVGLMNDYDPHVSYDLHTSDGSYHGYYLTYSPPLNPDTPAAIMKIMTDEWFPFVTSDMKTRHGWDSFYYGNVSTPGGRGFGGPPAQSPQPAVPGQPPPSAPGGQRGGGRGQGAACTIMPPPEGVTREWRTFEDVPRFHNNYVGLRNRFALLSEAYAYATFEDRIKATNDFLDASLDFASANAARLKKAVEDADTEKIAGATLSTSAKMKRGGLVDVLMGEVEPAINPLNQAVMCRRKDVVHPEKMVDMMWFEPATTETVPLAYYVPADARKAIELLTRQGIRMRDAQPPSGVEAFTIANNTAGQNFEGHAMRRVEGSWGAKPDVKAGAKYVEVTTAQPLGRLAFYLLEPASDDGLVVWNYLDDQLKDTTTYPILRRR from the coding sequence ATGCGTCGTGGTGTTGCGTGTGTGGCGGCGTGTGTGCTGGCCGTGGCCGTGGGGCGCGCGCAGCAGACTGGGCTGGCGGATCTCAGGACCACCGCCGAGTCGAGTGGATTCAAGTCGACGTCCACCTACGAAGACGTCGTCAAATTCATGAAGGCCGTCGACGAGGCGTCGCCGATCGTGTTCTATACGACCTACGGCACCACCACGGAGGGGCGCGCGCTGCCGCTGGCAGTAGTGGGGACGGGACTGAAGGATGCCAGCCCGGCCGCGGTCAAGGCGAGCGGCAAGCTGCGCGTCCACATCCAGGCCAACGTGCACGCCGGCGAAGTGGAAGGCAAGGAATCGGCGCAGGTGCTGCTACGCGAATTCGCGCAGCACCGGCACGACGACTGGCTGCGCTCGATGGTGTTCCTGATCTCCCCCATTTACAACGCCGACGGCAACGAGAAGTTCGCGCTCAACAACCGGCAGCGCCAGAACGGCCCGATCAACGGGATGGGAACGCGCGCCAACGCGCAGAACCTCAACATCAACCGCGACTACATGAAGCTCGACACGCCGGAGGCGAGGGCGTTCGTAGGTCTGATGAACGACTACGATCCGCACGTCAGCTACGACCTGCACACCTCCGACGGGTCCTACCACGGCTACTACCTGACCTACTCGCCGCCGCTCAATCCTGACACGCCGGCCGCGATCATGAAGATCATGACGGACGAATGGTTTCCCTTCGTCACCAGCGACATGAAGACGCGGCACGGGTGGGATTCGTTCTACTACGGCAACGTGTCGACGCCCGGCGGGCGCGGTTTCGGCGGTCCGCCGGCGCAGTCTCCGCAGCCGGCCGTGCCAGGACAGCCGCCGCCTTCAGCTCCGGGCGGGCAGCGCGGCGGCGGCCGTGGCCAGGGGGCCGCGTGCACCATCATGCCGCCGCCGGAAGGAGTCACCCGCGAGTGGCGGACGTTCGAGGACGTGCCGCGTTTCCACAACAATTACGTCGGGCTGCGCAACCGCTTCGCGCTGCTCAGCGAAGCCTACGCCTACGCCACATTCGAAGACCGGATCAAGGCGACGAACGATTTTCTCGACGCCTCTCTCGACTTTGCCAGCGCCAACGCCGCCAGGCTGAAGAAGGCCGTCGAGGACGCCGACACGGAGAAAATCGCCGGCGCCACCCTTTCGACGAGCGCGAAGATGAAGCGCGGCGGCCTGGTTGACGTGTTGATGGGCGAGGTCGAGCCCGCGATCAATCCGCTCAACCAGGCGGTGATGTGCCGCCGCAAGGACGTCGTCCATCCCGAGAAGATGGTCGATATGATGTGGTTCGAGCCGGCGACGACCGAGACGGTGCCGTTGGCCTACTACGTGCCCGCCGACGCGAGGAAGGCGATCGAGCTGTTGACGCGGCAGGGCATCCGGATGCGCGACGCGCAGCCGCCGTCCGGCGTCGAGGCGTTCACGATCGCGAACAACACTGCCGGCCAGAACTTCGAAGGGCACGCGATGCGCCGGGTCGAGGGATCGTGGGGCGCCAAGCCTGACGTCAAGGCGGGCGCGAAGTACGTCGAGGTGACGACCGCGCAGCCGCTCGGCCGGCTCGCGTTCTACCTGCTCGAACCGGCCTCCGACGATGGGCTCGTCGTGTGGAACTATCTCGACGATCAGTTGAAGGACACGACGACGTATCCGATCCTGCGGCGAAGATAG